TGAGGAGGCACCTTGCCCAACTTGCTCAGGCGGGGCGGCTTCTATGCCTATGTCCTACGTCCATGCCCTTGGCCGGATCGAAGCACGATTTCCGCGCCTATCGATTGAGAAAGAGTTTGCCCAGGTTGCGGGTCGCTCTGAAACCGCTGGAATGACCGATCGCAAAGTATTTCATGCCATCCTGTCAAAACGCGAAAACCGTTATCTAGCGCGCCAAATGTGCTGGGTGCTGACCATTCAGGGCCTAGAGACCTATATTTTGCACCCGCGCGACCCAGTAGACTTCGAGCGTTTAGTGGAAGCCATTCGCCCGATGCCCAGCCCAAATGACATTGATGTGGTGATTGGGATAAAAGGCCCCATCGCTCCACCAGAGCTATGCAACGGGCTTATGGTTCCGATTGTCGCGTTCGACCAGATCTATTCCTTCGACCGCGATACGCTCATCAAAGCCATTCCGAGCCCTGAGAAGGTCAAACCAGAGACGTTTAGACCCGCAGCGGAGGAAGTGTTCAATAGGATCATGCAGATGACGGACAACACCGGCGCGACGGGTGAGCATCGGGCGCTGAATTATCTGGTCGTGCGCTATCCCGCCATCTATACAAAAGCGGCCGAAGAGTTCACACGAGACTTCTCGCTGACGGCGGTGAAAGTTCGTTCCTCACCCCTTAGCAGCACACGCAACATCGTCGAGGTCATTTTCTCCTACACCAACCGCAACACCGATTTCACCGAGAAGTTTTTTGTGCGCGTCGACGTGACCGAGGAGTTTCCATTCCTGGTCACCAAACTGTCGCCATACTTTGACCGTTAAACCCAAACACTGAAAGGAGGGTACCAAATGAACATGCTTAGATTTACCGCAGAGGCCTCGCTGTACAAGACCAGCGGGCGATACCAAACCGGTAGACATGCGACCAATTTACCCACTCAAATGATTAGCGCGATCAACCCGATTTTAACAGGCTGCTCAAAAGGGTCCAGATGCGAGGCGGCGCCCGACGGCCGCAGGCGAAGCGTAATTCTGTCTCAGCCCTCGCCTCGGGGCTGAGCCCCTCAGCTCGAACGTCCACGTACGTTGAGCCTGCGGCCGAGGGCACCCCAACAGTCTTCTTGCTAAATGGCGCAGATGGGCTCTTTTCAGCAGCCTGCTAGGACTTCTTGTCTTTGTCGGAGTAGCTGACGGCCAGTCCCGCCCCGGCGTCGCCCTGGATGCCGTAGGGCGGGACCGGATAGCGGAGCCCGTTCTTCGACAGCGCCGCCAAGCCGTCGACCATCTTCGGCAGGTAGCGCGGCGGCAGCGCCATCAAGAGCTCATCGTCGGCCACTCCGCCGTAGCGCCGCTCGGCGTAGCAGGGAATCGTCAGCGCGGGCTCGCCGGTCTTGAGCGCCTTGCCCCACGAGTCGGCGCAGGCCGATTCGCCCACCGACGTGAAGGACATCTTCTTGTAGCCCGACCACTGAAGCCCGTTGATCATGAAGATCATCTGTCCCGGCGTGCCGTACAGCAGGCAGATGTCGGGCGGGTCGAGCCTGCCCGACGCGAGCGGCGCCACCGCCATCGCGCTGTAGCGGCCGAACGGCACGCAGTCCATCGCGTGCTGGTGCAGGCTCGCGTCCTCCTGCGTCTTGAACCACACGCCGGCCATGCGATGCCCCGAGAGCCATTCCTCATTCTGGGGATGGAGCCCGATCACAGCGCCGCACTGCGCGCCGACCAGGTCCTCCATGGTGATGCCCACGGTCCAGCCGAGCTGGCGCGCCTGCGCGACGATCTGGTCCGTCGTGTGCTTGACCTTCGGCCGCCTGATCTTGGGGATCGCCTCCATGTCGGCGGCGCTCTCGAAGAGCTTCATGCCGATCGGGATGCTGCGCAGCCGGAGATACTGGTTCAACCCGCTGATGATCGCGTCCCAGTCGTAGGTCTCAGTGGTCACGCTCGTCTCCTTG
This DNA window, taken from Candidatus Rokuibacteriota bacterium, encodes the following:
- a CDS encoding DUF169 domain-containing protein, translated to MTTETYDWDAIISGLNQYLRLRSIPIGMKLFESAADMEAIPKIRRPKVKHTTDQIVAQARQLGWTVGITMEDLVGAQCGAVIGLHPQNEEWLSGHRMAGVWFKTQEDASLHQHAMDCVPFGRYSAMAVAPLASGRLDPPDICLLYGTPGQMIFMINGLQWSGYKKMSFTSVGESACADSWGKALKTGEPALTIPCYAERRYGGVADDELLMALPPRYLPKMVDGLAALSKNGLRYPVPPYGIQGDAGAGLAVSYSDKDKKS